The genomic DNA GCAAAACCTCTGATCGCCAAGGTTGGGCCACCGATATCTACGTCGCGTTCGCTGCACAAGACATCAGCCCGACCACCCAGAATCTGTGTTCGGTGCTGGCCGTGGCTGAGCAGGAATCGACCTTTCAGGCCGACCCCAGCGTGCCCGGCCTGGGCAAAATCGCTCGCGACGAAATCGACCGCCGCGCCGCCAAAGTGCATATCCCCAGCCTGTTGGTCAGCGGCGCCCTGCAAGTGCGTTCGACCAACGGCAAGAGCTACAGCGAACGCCTGAGCAGCGCGCGTAGCGAAAAAGAGTTGAGCGCAATTTTTGATGACTTCATCGGCAGGGTGCCCATGGGGCGCACGCTGTTCGGCGGTTTCAACCCGGTGCACACCGGCGGGCCGATGCAGGTCAGCATCGAATTTGCCGAACAGCACGCCAAGGATTACCCGTACCCGGTCGACGGCACGATCCGCCGCGAAGTGTTCAGCCGGCGTGGCGGCATGTATTTCGGCATCGCGCATTTGCTCGGATACCCGGTGAGTTACCGCGAGCCGCTCTATCGCTTCGCCGACTTCAACGCCGGCTGGTACGCCAGCCGCAACGCGGCGTTCCAGAACGCAGTCAGTCGCGC from Pseudomonas baetica includes the following:
- a CDS encoding DUF1615 domain-containing protein; translation: MHTPRLLITLAAMLVLAGCASQRSGEPAPRPPAEVKAEIVRLMPSKTSDRQGWATDIYVAFAAQDISPTTQNLCSVLAVAEQESTFQADPSVPGLGKIARDEIDRRAAKVHIPSLLVSGALQVRSTNGKSYSERLSSARSEKELSAIFDDFIGRVPMGRTLFGGFNPVHTGGPMQVSIEFAEQHAKDYPYPVDGTIRREVFSRRGGMYFGIAHLLGYPVSYREPLYRFADFNAGWYASRNAAFQNAVSRASGIPLALDGDLIRYDSIMPGGTELAVRTLGKSLGMRNPSIRDQLEKGKTLEFEETKLYREVFALAEKAEGKTLPRAVLPGIVLQSPKITRKLTTAWFAKRVDERYKRCMAKAG